One stretch of Thermanaerosceptrum fracticalcis DNA includes these proteins:
- a CDS encoding alpha/beta hydrolase — protein sequence MAIVHRNAQPFFYDGKKAMCLLVHGFTGSPSDMRVLGEYLKGKGYGVSCILLPGHGTSPEDMEKTAWPQWYRAVEDEYLRLKAIYSPVIPIGLSMGGILSLHLAAQHGVPGLVALSSPIFIGNRKAYLAPLLQFIYKYHGKPVAVEQWRKELEEGHFYYTTTPVKPLVSLLALIRMVKKELSQIKAPALIMQSWKDGTVNPRSAQYIYDNLSSDDKELIWLEKSGHVITLGQEREQVFQAVEKFIQKIAGNMEVH from the coding sequence ATGGCCATTGTCCACCGTAATGCCCAACCCTTCTTTTATGACGGAAAAAAGGCCATGTGTCTTTTGGTGCATGGCTTCACCGGATCGCCTTCGGATATGCGGGTCCTGGGAGAATACCTCAAGGGGAAGGGTTATGGCGTGTCTTGTATACTTCTGCCGGGACACGGTACATCGCCGGAGGATATGGAGAAAACAGCCTGGCCTCAGTGGTACCGGGCTGTAGAAGATGAGTACCTGAGACTGAAAGCGATATATTCCCCTGTTATTCCCATTGGTCTATCCATGGGGGGGATTTTGTCTCTTCACCTGGCGGCTCAACATGGGGTACCGGGGCTTGTCGCCTTAAGCTCTCCCATATTTATCGGCAACCGGAAAGCTTATCTGGCACCGCTCTTGCAGTTTATTTATAAATACCACGGTAAACCCGTTGCCGTCGAACAGTGGCGAAAGGAACTTGAAGAAGGGCACTTCTACTACACCACAACTCCGGTTAAGCCCCTGGTTTCCTTGCTGGCTCTCATACGCATGGTCAAAAAGGAGTTGTCCCAGATCAAGGCCCCGGCTTTGATTATGCAATCATGGAAGGATGGCACCGTTAACCCTAGAAGCGCTCAATATATATATGACAACCTGAGTAGTGACGATAAAGAACTTATCTGGCTGGAGAAATCAGGGCATGTGATAACTTTAGGCCAGGAAAGAGAACAGGTTTTCCAGGCCGTGGAAAAGTTTATCCAAAAAATCGCCGGGAATATGGAGGTACATTAA
- a CDS encoding PaaI family thioesterase, producing MELSYDHYCFGCGEHNPHGLKLKFTYDGTNIKTTFVPGEVHQGYPGIMHGGITSTILDEVMSRCINVLGYIAVTARLEVRFRESIPLHTPVTFEAWIVNRKRNLVDTEARALLSDGKVVAEAQGRFVIIQEQSSPTGHPQQT from the coding sequence ATGGAGCTGTCATATGATCATTACTGCTTTGGCTGTGGGGAACATAATCCCCATGGACTTAAATTAAAATTTACTTACGATGGGACAAACATTAAGACGACTTTTGTCCCTGGAGAAGTGCACCAGGGCTATCCCGGTATCATGCACGGCGGTATTACCAGTACAATCCTGGACGAGGTTATGTCCCGCTGCATCAATGTTCTCGGATATATTGCAGTGACAGCACGTTTGGAAGTTCGTTTCCGGGAGAGTATTCCCTTACATACTCCTGTTACCTTTGAAGCCTGGATTGTAAACAGAAAAAGGAATTTGGTTGATACGGAAGCCCGGGCCCTTTTATCTGACGGAAAAGTAGTAGCGGAAGCCCAGGGAAGATTCGTGATCATCCAGGAGCAATCTTCCCCCACAGGCCATCCACAGCAAACGTGA
- a CDS encoding sodium-translocating pyrophosphatase, translating into MNFTFWAPLAGVVALFFAFYLANRINSVSAGNKTMEEIAHAIHEGAMAFLFREYKTLVVFVAALAAVIFVAGIMTHGAESLQPETAVAFVIGAICSVLAGYIGMNVATKANVRTANAAQESANKALGIAFSGGAVMGMSVVGLGLVGLGIVTFLFDNPNVVNGFALGASSIALFGRVGGGIYTKAADVGADLVGKVEAGIPEDDPRNPAVIADNVGDNVGDVAGMGADLFESYVGSIIAGMALAVSLGLGRNGIILPLLIAAAGILASIIGTFFVKTDEGANAAKALSMGTLVASILSVIATYFLTTNLLPATGKVTGMGVFIATVAGLIAGVSIGKITEYYTSGDFNPVKEIAKASQTGTATNIIAGIAIGMVSTAAPVIVTVIAILIAFKFAGLYGIALAAVGMLSTTGMVVAVDAYGPIADNAGGIAEMSHLDPKVRKITDALDAVGNTTAAIGKGFAIGSAALTALALFSAYTTAAGITNIDLLNPAVVAGLFIGGMLPYLFSAMTMQAVGRAAFDMIEEVRRQFKTIPGLMEGKAKPDYANCVRISTGAALREMILPGLLAVIAPIFVGLMPGLGKEALGGLLAGALVSGFLLAIMMANAGGAWDNAKKYIEAGNYGGKGSQAHAAAVSGDTVGDPFKDTSGPSINILIKLMTIVSLVFAPLFM; encoded by the coding sequence ATGAACTTTACATTTTGGGCACCTCTGGCAGGGGTGGTTGCGCTTTTTTTTGCCTTCTATCTGGCAAACCGCATTAACAGTGTGAGTGCTGGTAATAAGACAATGGAAGAAATCGCCCATGCTATACATGAAGGTGCCATGGCTTTTTTATTCCGGGAGTATAAAACCCTGGTAGTGTTCGTGGCCGCTTTAGCCGCAGTCATCTTTGTAGCCGGGATTATGACCCATGGGGCGGAAAGCCTGCAGCCTGAAACCGCTGTTGCTTTTGTTATCGGTGCAATCTGTTCTGTCTTGGCCGGTTATATCGGTATGAACGTGGCTACCAAAGCCAATGTCCGGACAGCCAATGCCGCTCAGGAAAGTGCTAACAAGGCCTTAGGCATTGCTTTCTCCGGCGGGGCTGTTATGGGTATGTCCGTGGTTGGACTTGGACTCGTTGGTTTAGGTATTGTTACCTTTTTATTTGATAACCCCAACGTGGTAAACGGTTTTGCCCTGGGGGCCAGCTCTATCGCCCTTTTCGGCCGTGTGGGCGGTGGTATTTATACAAAAGCCGCTGACGTAGGGGCTGACCTGGTAGGTAAGGTAGAAGCGGGAATCCCAGAAGACGATCCCCGGAACCCCGCCGTTATCGCTGACAACGTCGGTGACAACGTGGGTGACGTGGCCGGCATGGGTGCTGACCTCTTTGAATCTTATGTTGGTTCGATCATTGCAGGTATGGCTCTGGCTGTATCCTTAGGTTTAGGACGAAATGGTATCATTCTTCCCTTATTAATTGCTGCTGCCGGCATTTTGGCTTCTATTATCGGTACCTTCTTTGTCAAGACTGATGAAGGAGCCAATGCCGCTAAAGCTTTGAGCATGGGTACCCTGGTGGCTAGCATCTTATCCGTTATCGCTACTTACTTCCTGACCACTAATCTTTTACCTGCCACTGGTAAAGTTACCGGTATGGGCGTCTTTATCGCTACCGTAGCCGGTCTGATTGCCGGTGTATCTATCGGTAAGATTACAGAATACTATACTTCCGGTGACTTTAATCCCGTTAAAGAAATTGCCAAGGCTTCCCAGACGGGTACGGCTACTAACATCATTGCCGGTATCGCCATTGGTATGGTAAGTACAGCAGCTCCCGTTATTGTTACTGTTATAGCTATCTTAATCGCCTTTAAGTTCGCCGGTCTGTACGGTATCGCCCTGGCAGCAGTGGGCATGCTGTCTACCACAGGAATGGTTGTGGCCGTAGACGCTTATGGTCCTATTGCCGACAATGCCGGTGGTATCGCCGAGATGTCTCATCTGGATCCCAAAGTAAGAAAGATTACGGATGCTTTAGATGCCGTAGGTAACACTACCGCTGCTATCGGTAAAGGTTTTGCCATCGGTTCTGCCGCCTTAACCGCTTTAGCTCTTTTCTCAGCTTACACAACAGCTGCCGGTATCACCAACATCGACCTCTTAAATCCTGCTGTGGTAGCCGGTCTCTTTATCGGCGGCATGCTTCCTTACCTCTTCTCCGCTATGACCATGCAAGCCGTTGGACGAGCCGCCTTTGACATGATTGAAGAGGTAAGAAGACAATTTAAGACTATCCCTGGCCTCATGGAAGGCAAAGCCAAACCCGACTATGCTAACTGTGTGCGGATTAGTACGGGTGCTGCTTTAAGAGAAATGATTCTTCCCGGCTTATTGGCCGTTATTGCGCCTATCTTTGTTGGTCTCATGCCCGGTTTGGGTAAAGAAGCTTTGGGTGGACTCTTGGCCGGTGCCCTCGTATCGGGTTTCCTCTTAGCCATCATGATGGCTAATGCCGGCGGTGCCTGGGATAACGCCAAGAAGTATATTGAAGCCGGCAACTATGGCGGCAAGGGTTCTCAAGCCCACGCTGCAGCCGTTTCCGGTGATACCGTAGGTGACCCCTTCAAAGATACCTCCGGACCTTCCATCAACATCTTGATCAAGCTGATGACCATTGTTTCTCTGGTCTTTGCACCATTGTTTATGTAA
- the eno gene encoding phosphopyruvate hydratase codes for MSIIVDIYAREILDSRGNPTVEVDVTLEDGSFGRAAVPSGASTGAYEAVELRDDDQGRFLGKGVMKAVTNVNTIIAPALMEVDALDQVGIDQILLELDGTPNKGKLGANAVLGVSMAVAKAAANFVGLPLYRYIGGANAKELPVPLMNILNGGKHADNNVDIQEFMVVPMGAGSFAEALRMGTEVFHNLKSVLKKKGYNTAVGDEGGFAPNLSSNEEALEVIVEAIHKAGYKPGEDVFLALDVAATELFKDGAYHLAGEGLSMTSAQMVEYYSNLVKKYPIISIEDGLSEDDWDGWKMMTDTLGKKIQIVGDDLFVTNTEKLAKGISMGVANSILVKVNQIGTITETLNTIEMAKKAGYTAIISHRSGETEDVTIADLAVAVNAGQIKTGAPSRTDRVAKYNQLLRIEEELDEAAIFRGRSALYNLRNVNL; via the coding sequence ATGAGCATTATCGTTGATATTTATGCTAGAGAAATCCTGGATTCCCGGGGCAATCCCACGGTGGAAGTCGATGTTACCCTGGAGGACGGGTCTTTTGGCCGTGCTGCCGTACCTTCCGGCGCTTCCACCGGCGCTTACGAAGCCGTGGAACTAAGAGATGACGACCAGGGACGTTTCCTGGGCAAAGGGGTCATGAAGGCCGTAACCAACGTGAATACCATTATTGCACCTGCCTTGATGGAAGTCGATGCCTTGGATCAGGTGGGTATTGACCAGATACTCTTAGAACTGGACGGCACGCCTAATAAAGGCAAACTGGGCGCCAATGCTGTCCTGGGTGTATCCATGGCCGTGGCTAAAGCAGCAGCAAACTTTGTGGGATTACCCTTATACCGCTACATTGGCGGGGCCAATGCCAAAGAACTGCCCGTTCCCCTTATGAACATTCTTAACGGCGGCAAACATGCCGATAACAACGTGGATATCCAGGAATTCATGGTTGTACCCATGGGGGCGGGATCCTTTGCCGAAGCCCTGCGCATGGGGACGGAAGTGTTCCATAATTTGAAAAGCGTGTTAAAGAAGAAAGGCTATAACACTGCTGTAGGCGATGAAGGAGGCTTTGCACCTAACCTCAGTTCCAACGAGGAAGCCCTGGAGGTAATTGTTGAGGCCATCCATAAAGCCGGTTATAAGCCCGGTGAAGATGTGTTCTTGGCCCTGGATGTGGCTGCTACGGAACTGTTTAAAGACGGCGCATACCACCTGGCGGGAGAAGGATTGAGTATGACTTCCGCCCAGATGGTGGAGTATTACAGCAATTTGGTGAAAAAATATCCTATCATCTCTATTGAAGACGGTTTATCAGAAGATGACTGGGATGGCTGGAAGATGATGACCGATACCCTGGGCAAGAAAATCCAAATAGTAGGCGACGACCTCTTTGTCACTAATACCGAAAAGCTGGCCAAGGGAATTAGCATGGGTGTAGCCAATAGTATATTGGTGAAGGTGAACCAGATCGGTACCATTACGGAAACCCTCAATACCATTGAAATGGCTAAAAAGGCAGGATATACCGCCATTATCTCCCACCGCTCAGGGGAGACGGAAGATGTGACCATTGCCGACCTGGCCGTAGCCGTGAATGCGGGCCAAATCAAGACCGGTGCCCCATCCCGTACCGACAGGGTAGCGAAATACAACCAGCTTCTCCGTATTGAGGAAGAACTGGACGAAGCCGCTATTTTCAGAGGACGCAGCGCGCTCTATAATTTGAGAAACGTTAACCTTTAA
- a CDS encoding ArsJ-associated glyceraldehyde-3-phosphate dehydrogenase has product MVKVGINGFGRIGRNVFRAALGNKDIEIVAVNDLTDAKTLAHLLQYDSVHGRFPGKVEAKGDSIIVDGLEIKVLAEKDPAQLPWGQLGVDIVVESTGRFTDGEKAKAHLQAGAKKVIISAPAKGEDITIVIGVNEDKYNPAEHHVVSNASCTTNCLAPVVKVLHDKYTVKRGMMTTVHSYTNDQQILDLPHKDLRRARAAGLSIIPTTTGAAKAVALVLPELKGKLNGFAMRVPTPNVSVVDLVAELGQNVTVEEVNASLKEAAEGPLKGILAYSDEPLVSRDYNGDSHSSIVDGLSTMVIEGNMVKVVAWYDNEWGYSCRVVDLAALMGKKL; this is encoded by the coding sequence ATGGTAAAAGTAGGAATTAATGGTTTTGGACGTATTGGGCGCAATGTTTTTCGCGCCGCACTGGGAAATAAGGACATCGAAATTGTGGCAGTCAATGATTTAACCGATGCAAAGACATTGGCTCATTTGCTGCAGTACGACTCGGTCCACGGCAGATTCCCCGGTAAGGTGGAAGCTAAAGGGGACAGTATTATCGTTGACGGCCTGGAAATTAAAGTCCTGGCGGAAAAAGACCCTGCCCAGCTCCCCTGGGGCCAATTAGGCGTGGACATTGTCGTAGAATCCACAGGACGTTTTACTGATGGAGAAAAGGCTAAAGCCCACCTGCAAGCCGGTGCGAAAAAGGTAATTATTTCCGCACCAGCCAAAGGTGAAGATATCACTATCGTTATCGGTGTTAATGAAGACAAATATAATCCTGCCGAACATCATGTTGTTTCCAATGCTTCTTGTACTACTAACTGTCTTGCTCCTGTTGTTAAGGTTCTCCACGATAAGTACACTGTAAAGCGTGGGATGATGACTACAGTTCACTCCTACACCAATGACCAGCAAATCCTCGACCTCCCCCATAAAGACTTGAGAAGAGCCAGGGCTGCAGGACTTTCCATTATACCTACCACTACCGGTGCAGCTAAAGCCGTAGCCTTGGTTCTTCCCGAGTTGAAAGGTAAACTCAACGGTTTTGCTATGAGGGTTCCTACACCCAATGTTTCCGTAGTAGACCTGGTAGCGGAACTGGGACAAAATGTCACTGTGGAAGAAGTAAACGCCAGCCTCAAGGAAGCGGCAGAAGGGCCCCTCAAAGGTATTCTGGCTTATTCCGATGAGCCCCTGGTATCCAGAGATTACAATGGGGACAGTCACTCCTCCATTGTTGATGGCCTCTCCACCATGGTTATCGAAGGTAATATGGTGAAAGTGGTGGCCTGGTATGATAACGAGTGGGGTTATTCCTGCAGAGTGGTCGACCTGGCTGCTTTAATGGGCAAAAAACTCTAA
- a CDS encoding aldo/keto reductase, translating to MEYRPLGKTGLKVSLMGFGGIPIQRVSREEAKEIITAAIERGINFFDSARGYTDSENKIGQAVKGKRDKVILATKTMARTYEQMTADIDKSLREFGVDYIDLYQCHNVKSQEDLDKILAPGGAMEALDDAKKAGKIGHLGITGHRAPVVVAGVKTGKFATVQFPFNFIERAAEEELFPLAREMKMGIIVMKPLAGGAFTKPQLALRFLLQQNVSAIIPGVDSLEQVELNVGLATEKIPLSPEELEYLIKEAKEIGERFCRRCEYCKPCPQNLDMPTYFILHGYYERYGLPDWARERYQSLGVKANACEDCGLCETRCPYNLPIREMLKKVHRDLG from the coding sequence ATGGAATATCGTCCGTTAGGGAAAACAGGCTTAAAGGTTTCCTTAATGGGCTTTGGGGGCATCCCCATTCAAAGGGTCTCCCGGGAAGAAGCCAAGGAAATAATTACGGCGGCCATAGAGAGAGGTATTAACTTTTTTGATTCGGCTCGTGGTTATACGGACAGTGAAAACAAGATAGGACAAGCCGTTAAAGGAAAAAGAGATAAAGTAATTCTCGCCACCAAAACCATGGCCCGTACCTATGAGCAAATGACAGCGGATATTGATAAAAGCCTTCGAGAATTTGGCGTTGACTATATTGACCTCTACCAGTGTCATAATGTGAAATCCCAGGAAGACCTGGATAAAATACTGGCCCCCGGGGGTGCCATGGAAGCCCTGGATGATGCTAAAAAAGCAGGGAAAATCGGTCATCTTGGAATTACCGGCCATAGAGCCCCCGTTGTGGTGGCAGGGGTAAAAACAGGTAAGTTTGCCACGGTCCAGTTTCCTTTTAATTTCATCGAACGTGCAGCGGAAGAAGAACTTTTTCCTTTAGCGCGGGAAATGAAAATGGGCATTATTGTTATGAAGCCTCTGGCCGGCGGCGCTTTTACGAAACCCCAATTGGCCTTGCGTTTCCTATTACAGCAAAATGTCAGCGCCATCATACCGGGAGTGGATTCCCTGGAACAGGTGGAGCTCAATGTTGGGCTAGCTACCGAAAAAATCCCCCTTTCTCCGGAAGAACTTGAGTATCTTATCAAGGAAGCAAAGGAAATAGGGGAACGTTTCTGCCGCCGCTGCGAATATTGTAAACCATGTCCACAAAATCTCGATATGCCTACTTATTTCATTTTACATGGCTACTATGAACGGTATGGGTTGCCTGACTGGGCACGGGAACGTTACCAATCCCTGGGCGTGAAAGCCAATGCCTGTGAAGACTGCGGTTTGTGTGAAACCCGCTGCCCCTATAACTTGCCTATTCGTGAGATGCTGAAAAAAGTCCATCGAGATCTAGGCTAG
- a CDS encoding phosphoglycerate kinase — translation MNKKTIRDIDVTGKRVLVRVDFNVPLQDGKITDDTRITEALPTIKYLKEKGAKTILVTHVGRPKGKVVPEMGVAPIVKHLSSLLGEEVLYAADCGGPESVNAVERMNSGQVLLLENVRFYAGEEKNDPELARTLAQLADVYVNDAFGTAHRAHSSTEGVAHFLPAVAGFLMEKELKALSEALHNPAKPFVAILGGAKVSDKIAVMENLLDKVNYLLVGGGMANTFLKAQGYAMGKSLVETDKLDVAAQILKKAAGLGVEIILPQDMVVADKFAADAQAKVVPVNEIPEEWMALDIGPATIQKFAHTIQKAQTVVWNGPLGVYEFEKFAVGTNQIAAAVASAKGKTIIGGGDVVAAVEKAGVAERIYHISTGGGASLEFLEGKVLPGVAALQDK, via the coding sequence ATGAATAAAAAAACCATCAGGGATATTGATGTAACCGGTAAAAGGGTACTGGTCCGTGTGGACTTTAACGTTCCCCTGCAGGATGGCAAAATTACCGATGATACCCGGATCACCGAAGCTTTACCTACAATCAAATATTTAAAGGAAAAAGGGGCAAAAACTATCCTGGTCACCCATGTGGGCAGGCCTAAAGGAAAGGTGGTGCCGGAAATGGGTGTAGCCCCTATCGTCAAGCATTTATCCTCCCTTTTAGGTGAAGAGGTTTTATATGCTGCCGACTGCGGAGGTCCTGAATCCGTCAATGCCGTGGAGAGAATGAACTCAGGGCAGGTACTGCTCCTGGAAAATGTGCGCTTTTATGCCGGGGAAGAGAAAAACGATCCCGAATTAGCCAGAACACTGGCCCAGCTGGCCGATGTTTATGTCAATGATGCCTTTGGTACAGCCCACCGAGCCCATTCATCCACGGAAGGCGTGGCTCACTTCTTGCCGGCAGTAGCAGGGTTTCTCATGGAAAAGGAACTTAAAGCGCTGTCGGAAGCCTTACATAATCCGGCTAAACCCTTTGTGGCCATTTTAGGAGGAGCCAAAGTTTCCGATAAAATTGCGGTGATGGAAAATCTCCTTGATAAGGTCAACTATCTCCTGGTAGGCGGCGGGATGGCCAATACCTTCCTCAAAGCCCAGGGTTATGCCATGGGTAAATCCCTGGTAGAAACAGATAAACTGGATGTGGCCGCCCAAATCTTGAAAAAGGCTGCCGGGCTGGGTGTAGAAATCATTCTTCCCCAGGACATGGTGGTAGCTGACAAATTTGCCGCTGATGCCCAGGCTAAGGTTGTTCCTGTCAATGAAATACCCGAAGAGTGGATGGCCCTGGACATTGGTCCTGCCACCATCCAGAAATTTGCCCATACTATCCAAAAAGCCCAGACAGTGGTTTGGAATGGTCCCCTGGGGGTTTATGAATTCGAGAAATTTGCTGTCGGGACTAACCAGATAGCTGCTGCTGTAGCTTCGGCTAAAGGAAAAACCATTATTGGCGGCGGTGACGTGGTAGCTGCAGTGGAAAAGGCTGGTGTGGCGGAACGGATCTATCACATTTCCACTGGCGGCGGCGCCTCACTGGAGTTCTTGGAAGGGAAGGTACTGCCGGGTGTAGCTGCCCTTCAGGATAAGTAA
- the gpmI gene encoding 2,3-bisphosphoglycerate-independent phosphoglycerate mutase, with protein MPYKPVMLVILDGWGISDCQVGNAIALANKPCYNRLIDKYPSAVLETSGEAVGLPEGQMGNSEVGHLNIGAGRVVYQELTRINRAIRQGELAHNPVLKEAMETARERNKALHLMGLLSDGGVHSHIDHLFALLDMAKAQGVEEVYVHAILDGRDVLPANAKEYIVALEKKMQELNLGKIATVSGRYYTMDRDNRWERVEKAYRAMVAGEGIKACLALEAVEKAYSLKITDEFVEPTVIVDDKGEPVGRVKAGDVMIMYNFRADRAREISHAFTDEVFEPFARPCGYLNLHYVCFTQYDITINAPVAYPPQDLANTLGEVVSKAGLQQLRIAETEKYAHVTFFFNGGIEEAYPGEERILIPSPKVATYNLKPEMSACEISEKVLERIHEKEYDLIVLNYANPDMVGHTGQLEAGIKAIETVDYCLDMIIGPIVDKGGAILITADHGNAEQMEDKLTNQPLTSHTSNMVPVILVGKGTENLKLRHGALKDVAPTILDLMGLPKPPEMTGESLIVR; from the coding sequence ATGCCATATAAACCAGTAATGTTAGTAATATTAGACGGGTGGGGCATTTCCGACTGCCAGGTAGGTAATGCCATTGCTTTGGCCAATAAACCCTGTTATAACAGATTGATTGATAAATACCCCAGCGCTGTTTTAGAAACTTCAGGTGAGGCTGTAGGTTTACCGGAAGGCCAGATGGGTAATTCCGAAGTGGGTCACTTGAATATTGGCGCCGGGCGCGTAGTCTACCAGGAACTGACACGGATTAACCGGGCCATCCGCCAGGGGGAATTAGCCCATAACCCTGTTCTTAAAGAGGCTATGGAGACGGCAAGGGAAAGGAATAAAGCCCTTCACTTGATGGGCCTCCTTTCTGACGGAGGGGTGCACAGCCATATCGATCATCTTTTTGCTTTGCTGGATATGGCCAAAGCCCAGGGTGTAGAAGAGGTATACGTTCATGCTATTTTAGACGGCAGGGATGTACTGCCGGCCAATGCTAAGGAATATATTGTAGCCCTGGAGAAGAAGATGCAGGAATTAAATCTAGGGAAGATTGCCACTGTCAGTGGGCGCTATTACACCATGGACCGGGATAACCGCTGGGAGCGTGTGGAAAAAGCTTACCGCGCCATGGTGGCAGGAGAAGGCATTAAGGCCTGTCTGGCCCTGGAAGCTGTTGAGAAGGCCTACAGCTTGAAGATTACCGACGAATTTGTGGAACCTACAGTGATCGTCGATGATAAAGGCGAACCTGTAGGCAGGGTAAAGGCCGGCGATGTGATGATTATGTATAATTTCCGTGCCGACCGGGCCCGGGAGATTTCCCATGCTTTCACTGATGAGGTGTTTGAACCTTTTGCCCGCCCCTGTGGTTACCTGAATCTCCATTATGTTTGTTTTACCCAGTATGATATAACCATCAATGCCCCGGTGGCCTATCCGCCTCAGGATCTGGCCAATACCCTGGGAGAGGTCGTGAGTAAAGCGGGGCTCCAGCAGTTAAGAATCGCCGAGACGGAAAAATATGCCCATGTAACTTTCTTCTTCAACGGTGGAATAGAGGAAGCTTATCCCGGGGAGGAACGGATTCTCATTCCCTCACCTAAAGTAGCCACATATAACCTGAAGCCGGAAATGAGCGCATGTGAGATTTCGGAAAAAGTCCTGGAAAGAATACACGAAAAGGAATATGATTTAATTGTCTTAAACTATGCTAATCCGGATATGGTTGGTCATACCGGACAGCTAGAGGCAGGAATAAAAGCTATTGAAACTGTTGACTACTGCCTGGACATGATTATTGGACCCATTGTGGACAAGGGTGGAGCAATCCTTATCACTGCCGACCATGGTAATGCGGAACAGATGGAAGATAAGTTAACAAACCAGCCCCTTACTTCCCATACTTCCAATATGGTACCCGTAATCTTGGTGGGGAAAGGCACGGAAAACCTGAAATTACGCCACGGAGCCCTGAAAGATGTGGCTCCTACCATCTTAGACCTGATGGGACTACCCAAACCCCCCGAAATGACGGGGGAGAGTCTCATTGTACGTTAA
- the secG gene encoding preprotein translocase subunit SecG: MMKTVIIALQVLASIGVIATVLLQSGKSAGLSGSIAGGAETLLGGKKKGLDELLSKLSTISAIAFMLLTLLISLF; this comes from the coding sequence CTGATGAAAACAGTTATTATCGCTCTTCAAGTGCTAGCATCCATCGGCGTTATAGCTACTGTCTTACTGCAATCCGGTAAGAGCGCCGGTCTGTCAGGGTCTATTGCCGGTGGCGCTGAAACTTTGCTAGGTGGTAAGAAGAAAGGCCTAGATGAACTGTTGAGCAAATTGTCAACAATCTCAGCTATTGCCTTTATGCTGTTAACTTTATTAATTTCCCTGTTTTAA
- the tpiA gene encoding triose-phosphate isomerase has translation MRKPIIAANWKMHKTLREAENFAAQFPAEQDLYQQVDVVICPPFTALQVVGEALRGTGLKLGAQNLYPRDQGAFTGEISPLMLKDLGCSYVILGHSERRQILQEDNKFINEKIKSALKHGLTPILCVGETLKERKEGQTETICGNQLLGCLADLEKEDVSKLVIAYEPIWAIGTGVNASPEDAEKTIAFIRDFLAWQYGLETAEQIRIQYGGSVKPDNIKELMKQKNIDGVLVGGASLEVESFFSIVQGAVR, from the coding sequence ATGCGTAAACCAATCATTGCGGCAAACTGGAAAATGCATAAAACCCTGCGGGAAGCTGAGAACTTTGCCGCTCAGTTTCCCGCAGAGCAAGACCTTTATCAACAGGTAGACGTGGTAATTTGTCCTCCTTTTACTGCCTTACAGGTTGTGGGTGAAGCCTTGCGCGGTACAGGCTTAAAACTGGGAGCCCAGAATCTTTATCCGAGAGACCAGGGTGCCTTTACGGGGGAAATCTCTCCCCTGATGCTCAAAGATTTAGGCTGCAGTTATGTTATTCTCGGACATTCCGAACGGAGACAAATCTTACAAGAGGATAACAAATTTATTAATGAAAAAATTAAATCTGCCCTCAAACATGGTCTTACTCCCATCCTGTGTGTAGGGGAAACCTTAAAAGAAAGAAAAGAAGGTCAAACGGAGACAATTTGCGGGAACCAGCTTTTAGGCTGTTTGGCAGACCTGGAAAAAGAGGACGTAAGCAAACTGGTTATCGCCTATGAACCTATTTGGGCTATTGGCACCGGTGTCAATGCCAGCCCGGAAGATGCTGAAAAAACCATTGCCTTTATCCGGGATTTCCTGGCCTGGCAGTATGGCCTGGAGACGGCAGAGCAAATCAGGATTCAATACGGGGGTAGTGTAAAGCCCGATAATATTAAGGAACTCATGAAACAAAAAAATATTGACGGAGTCTTAGTGGGCGGGGCCAGTTTAGAGGTTGAATCCTTCTTCAGCATTGTCCAGGGGGCAGTAAGATAG